The following coding sequences lie in one Trichoderma breve strain T069 chromosome 1, whole genome shotgun sequence genomic window:
- a CDS encoding aldolase/RraA domain-containing protein: MSQTSVLDRLWALDTNTVSDALDSLNLKGATFGLQPLWDCPKIVGRASTVKVGPKTESTLTAHLITPVIDAVTSDDRILVISGGTDGISCWGDIIANASKMKRIRGTIIDGMSRDIDGSREIGYPVYGRGITMISARNRLVQIESGKPLQMRSVTVHQDDYVIADRCGTVFIPAEQIEEVLDLGEKIDRRQRFMVHAVRAGQPVSEVMHDKQFENISDMDAANVPSAAVKTFYPQNPKKASIEDQELVALFKDLDTPAVSDALDRLGIPGQALNIMPLVNYKKVTVGPAFTVRYVPASDPPGNVGNFIDDAAIGDVVVIDNGGRTDCTVWGDIMTQYAGLRGIAGSVIDGVCRDVNRAITDDYPLFTAGRWMRTGKDRVQIGSINEPIGIGKVRVQPRDIVVADANGVVVVPRDRAQEVAEIAQGIEKSEASIRELIAGGLTIAVARERLGYHTLQRKERD; this comes from the coding sequence ATGAGTCAAACCAGTGTATTGGATCGACTTTGGGCTCTCGATACTAATACGGTATCTGACGCCTTGGATTCCCTTAACCTCAAAGGGGCCACATTTGGCTTACAACCGCTATGGGACTGCCCCAAGATCGTAGGACGCGCCAGTACAGTCAAGGTTGGCCCAAAGACGGAGTCAACTCTCACTGCCCATCTCATTACTCCAGTGATAGATGCGGTCACTTCAGATGATCGAATTCTTGTCATCTCTGGTGGCACGGATGGTATCTCTTGCTGGGGCGACATCATTGCTAATGCCTCGAAAATGAAGCGCATTCGTGGAACCATCATCGATGGCATGAGCCGTGATATAGATGGAAGCCGTGAAATCGGCTATCCAGTTTACGGCCGAGGCATCACCATGATTAGCGCGCGCAATCGATTGGTACAAATTGAGTCGGGCAAGCCTCTGCAGATGCGAAGTGTTACAGTCCATCAAGACGACTATGTGATCGCCGACAGGTGTGGCACTGTGTTCATACCGGCAGAGCAAATCGAAGAGGTCCTGGATTTGGGTGAGAAGATTGACCGTCGTCAGAGGTTTATGGTCCATGCTGTTCGTGCAGGCCAGCCTGTGTCAGAAGTGATGCACGACAAGCAATTCGAAAATATCAGCGACATGGATGCCGCAAACGTGCCATCAGCGGCAGTGAAAACATTCTACCCGCAGAATCCCAAGAAAGCCAGTATCGAAGACCAAGAACTGGTAGCGCTATTCAAGGACTTGGATACTCCCGCAGTTTCTGACGCGCTTGATAGACTTGGAATCCCGGGGCAGGCTCTCAATATCATGCCTTTGGTGAATTATAAGAAGGTAACTGTTGGGCCTGCCTTTACCGTACGTTACGTGCCTGCAAGCGATCCGCCCGGGAATGTTGGAAACTTCATTGATGACGCTGCCATCGGTGATGTTGTAGTCATCGACAACGGTGGACGCACCGACTGTACCGTTTGGGGCGATATCATGACGCAGTACGCCGGTTTACGAGGCATTGCTGGGTCTGTCATTGATGGTGTGTGCCGCGATGTTAACCGTGCCATCACCGATGACTACCCTCTTTTCACGGCTGGACGTTGGATGCGGACTGGCAAAGATCGGGTTCAAATAGGAAGCATCAACGAGCCAATCGGCATTGGCAAAGTACGTGTCCAACCTCGGGATATTGTTGTTGCCGATGCCAATGGTGTGGTTGTTGTTCCACGAGATCGTGCCCAAGAGGTGGCCGAGATCGCGCAGGGAATCGAGAAGAGTGAAGCTAGTATCCGAGAACTGATTGCCGGTGGACTCACAATTGCAGTAGCGAGAGAAAGGCTGGGGTATCATACCTTGCAACGCAAAGAACGAGACTGA